From Bacillus oleivorans, the proteins below share one genomic window:
- a CDS encoding helix-turn-helix domain-containing protein, whose product MKIGERIRFYRLQQNKTQEELASGIISVSYLSKIENNQSLPSVEVLTLLCNRLNISLNDEGEPNVLDRLKDWYKLIINRDTDLAAKEYEEMKGIMNQKDSTGLLYFMMFELRFHLLNRNISLANQQIERLQEYTTLFSGDLLYYFLKFQGLSAYLQNQFSEAYEKYKKAETLLASNVFEKWEEADLYYSIALTSSRLWKVSICLRYTNQALGIYQAIYDYKRSAECQVLLGISFQRSGEWKKAEESLLLTSKIADSLHDVNLKGMVHHNLGYLFSLQEKSDLAIEHYTKSIEYRNQGDYARKLHTMFSLVMEYYKVKDFERALEWVSQAFDILDSQDQKLTEYEYHFKTYYYLLNQSRSEEFESFMKDKVIPYFAEHKMYEYLATYAEILATYYENAYRYKLSSQYFRVSNDALRNIYKLV is encoded by the coding sequence ATGAAAATAGGGGAGAGAATCCGCTTTTACAGACTGCAGCAAAATAAAACCCAAGAAGAACTGGCAAGTGGGATTATTTCGGTATCTTATTTATCGAAAATAGAAAACAACCAAAGTCTGCCTAGTGTAGAAGTTCTTACATTGCTTTGTAATCGATTAAATATTTCATTGAATGATGAAGGAGAGCCCAATGTTCTTGATAGACTAAAAGACTGGTATAAATTGATTATTAATCGGGACACCGACCTCGCAGCTAAAGAGTATGAAGAGATGAAGGGAATCATGAATCAAAAGGACTCAACGGGTTTGCTCTATTTTATGATGTTTGAGCTTCGCTTTCATTTGCTGAATCGTAATATAAGTCTGGCTAATCAGCAAATCGAGCGATTACAAGAATACACGACTTTGTTCTCAGGGGATTTGCTTTACTATTTTTTAAAATTTCAAGGATTATCTGCATATTTGCAAAATCAGTTTTCTGAGGCATATGAAAAATATAAAAAGGCAGAAACCTTATTAGCCAGCAATGTATTTGAAAAATGGGAAGAAGCAGATCTATACTATTCGATTGCTTTAACAAGCAGCCGATTGTGGAAAGTCAGTATATGTTTGCGTTATACCAATCAGGCTCTAGGAATCTACCAAGCCATATATGATTATAAACGAAGTGCAGAGTGTCAGGTACTTCTTGGGATATCGTTCCAGCGAAGCGGGGAATGGAAAAAGGCTGAAGAAAGTTTGCTGTTAACAAGTAAAATTGCCGATTCCCTGCATGATGTTAATCTAAAAGGGATGGTTCACCATAACTTAGGCTATTTATTTTCCTTACAGGAAAAATCTGATCTGGCAATCGAACATTATACGAAGAGTATTGAATACAGAAATCAAGGTGATTACGCAAGGAAATTACATACTATGTTCTCTTTAGTCATGGAGTATTACAAGGTAAAAGATTTTGAAAGGGCGCTTGAGTGGGTAAGTCAGGCATTTGATATTTTGGACAGCCAGGATCAAAAATTAACTGAATATGAGTACCATTTTAAAACGTATTATTATCTGCTAAATCAGTCTCGATCCGAAGAGTTTGAAAGCTTCATGAAAGATAAAGTGATCCCTTATTTTGCGGAACATAAGATGTACGAATATTTGGCTACATATGCAGAAATATTGGCTACATATTATGAGAACGCCTATCGCTATAAGCTTTCGTCTCAATATTTCAGGGTATCTAATGATGCCCTTAGAAATATATATAAACTTGTGTAA
- the plsY gene encoding glycerol-3-phosphate 1-O-acyltransferase PlsY, with protein sequence MDWWIFIVSYLCGSIPFALIIGKTFYRIDIREHGSGNLGATNAFATLGPKAGIAVFLGDFLKGFLPVIACVYYGLEVSPLLVGMVAVAGHCFPIFAGFRGGKAVATSAGVLLAYNPLMLFVAVVVFFGMIWMTKYVVFGSLTSCLAMVIYSFVDFNQLNLIVFSLLFFVMIYLHRSNIRNLYHKTEPTIYEGKRVV encoded by the coding sequence ATGGATTGGTGGATATTTATTGTGAGCTATCTTTGCGGGTCAATTCCGTTTGCACTTATTATCGGCAAAACCTTTTATCGAATTGATATACGTGAACATGGAAGCGGAAATTTAGGGGCGACCAATGCTTTTGCTACGCTTGGTCCAAAAGCAGGAATTGCAGTTTTTTTAGGGGATTTTCTTAAAGGTTTTCTGCCTGTAATAGCTTGTGTTTACTATGGACTTGAGGTTTCCCCATTACTTGTAGGGATGGTAGCAGTTGCAGGTCATTGTTTTCCAATCTTTGCAGGTTTTCGCGGAGGGAAAGCTGTTGCTACTTCTGCAGGTGTATTATTAGCCTATAATCCATTGATGCTTTTCGTTGCCGTGGTTGTATTTTTCGGAATGATATGGATGACTAAATACGTTGTTTTTGGCTCGCTCACCAGTTGTTTGGCTATGGTTATCTATTCATTCGTGGATTTTAATCAGCTGAATCTCATCGTATTTAGCTTATTATTTTTTGTAATGATCTATTTGCACCGGTCGAATATCCGTAATTTGTATCATAAAACAGAACCCACAATTTATGAGGGAAAACGGGTTGTATAA
- a CDS encoding spore coat protein — MEQQSMNQQNMNQGQNLGNLHSSNQVGFQQNHGGHEIFDAHEVLSCLVGTLDQYMLFRQYVKDPELTDILNRQYTFMTDQYNRLVETLSTGQKPSKQATTYMMKQNHDVIYGLKQAQPKKPIQSASEINDAWVSGQMMAAVKAICSGVTMAALESTNPVLRRVLSDSLPNYIELGYELFLYQNKHQYYQVPQLSMEDTNYMIHAYAPSTNQNMMQ; from the coding sequence ATGGAGCAACAATCCATGAATCAACAGAATATGAATCAAGGCCAAAACTTAGGAAATCTTCATAGTTCTAATCAGGTGGGATTCCAGCAAAATCATGGGGGACATGAAATTTTCGATGCCCATGAGGTTCTATCTTGTCTAGTTGGCACATTAGATCAATATATGTTGTTCCGTCAATATGTAAAGGACCCTGAGTTAACTGATATTTTAAACAGACAATACACATTTATGACAGACCAATATAACCGACTGGTTGAAACACTCTCAACAGGACAAAAGCCATCTAAACAGGCTACTACCTATATGATGAAACAAAACCATGATGTAATTTACGGACTAAAACAGGCTCAGCCTAAAAAGCCGATTCAGTCGGCGTCCGAGATTAATGATGCATGGGTTTCAGGGCAAATGATGGCAGCTGTTAAAGCAATTTGTTCTGGGGTGACAATGGCTGCGTTAGAATCGACTAACCCGGTTTTGCGCCGTGTATTATCCGATAGCCTACCTAACTATATTGAATTGGGCTATGAGTTATTCCTGTACCAAAATAAGCATCAATATTATCAAGTACCCCAATTAAGCATGGAAGATACAAACTATATGATTCATGCCTACGCACCATCCACAAACCAAAACATGATGCAATAA
- a CDS encoding LysE family translocator — protein sequence MNIIHFIAMGISLVAIVGPFNIELINRGIKGGIYPALCMGMGGIIANIFCLLIIYSGFSSWMQNQVTEILFFTVGAILLLFLGFMSLNPGLPNSQSSPALVSSFTAGFLLVFANPINFMAWYSTFSQASNSLFVENPPSAIFIYCFFIIAGGILWMINLTLAVYFIREKMNIRHRKLFSFIAGIMLLWFSSEYLRRIAEMTWNW from the coding sequence ATGAATATCATTCACTTTATTGCAATGGGGATCAGTTTGGTAGCTATAGTTGGACCTTTCAATATTGAATTAATCAATCGGGGAATTAAAGGTGGCATTTATCCAGCTTTGTGTATGGGAATGGGAGGGATAATCGCGAATATTTTCTGTTTACTCATCATTTATTCAGGGTTTTCATCATGGATGCAAAATCAGGTGACAGAAATTCTTTTTTTTACAGTAGGTGCGATCCTTCTTTTGTTTTTAGGGTTTATGAGTTTGAATCCCGGGTTACCGAATTCCCAATCATCGCCTGCATTAGTATCATCCTTTACAGCAGGTTTCCTTTTAGTATTTGCCAACCCCATCAATTTTATGGCATGGTATAGCACATTTTCACAAGCTTCTAATTCCTTATTTGTTGAAAATCCTCCTTCTGCTATTTTCATTTATTGTTTTTTTATAATTGCTGGCGGCATTCTTTGGATGATTAATTTAACATTGGCGGTTTATTTTATTCGCGAAAAAATGAATATCCGTCATAGGAAGCTGTTTAGCTTTATCGCTGGCATTATGCTCTTATGGTTCTCTTCTGAGTATTTGCGCCGAATTGCCGAAATGACATGGAATTGGTAA
- a CDS encoding ATP-grasp domain-containing protein, with protein MDYTKQNDVRYVQEYLPITKVLRIVWVGNKVIEGYWRINQGHEFLTNVSQGGLISYDHIPVEAIQLVEKVAATLGIDHAGFDIAQVGDKLYFFELNVMFGNQGIRINNIQIQF; from the coding sequence ATCGATTATACTAAACAAAATGATGTACGGTACGTACAGGAATATTTACCAATCACAAAAGTCTTGCGGATTGTTTGGGTTGGGAACAAAGTAATTGAAGGATACTGGAGAATCAATCAAGGTCACGAGTTTTTAACGAATGTTTCTCAAGGAGGACTCATTTCATACGATCATATCCCAGTTGAGGCAATACAGCTTGTGGAAAAAGTCGCTGCGACGCTTGGTATCGATCATGCAGGTTTTGATATTGCCCAAGTAGGTGATAAACTGTACTTTTTTGAACTCAATGTCATGTTTGGAAATCAAGGAATCAGAATAAACAATATACAGATACAATTCTAG
- a CDS encoding DeoR/GlpR family DNA-binding transcription regulator yields MQPSVRRDWVLKKVQDEGKVEIEQLSEELNVSPMTIRRDLAQLEEEGHVIRVHGGAVLPKPLITETPFLTKESIRIKQKRDIAKKAVSLVKEGQTIILDSGTTTLEIARLLKERNHLTVITNDIKIAAELVESELKVIVSGGELQNGVGALYGPQTHHFLQDIHVDLFFLGAHAIDIKAGITSPTLEKSLIKKLMIQAAEVTWLVADSSKIDQKAFSKVCDLNVLTGFITDDDIPEDTKTTLSQYLEIL; encoded by the coding sequence ATGCAGCCATCAGTACGAAGAGATTGGGTTTTAAAAAAAGTTCAAGACGAAGGAAAGGTTGAAATTGAACAACTTTCTGAAGAATTGAACGTTTCTCCTATGACAATTAGAAGAGACCTGGCCCAATTAGAAGAAGAAGGACACGTCATCCGTGTTCATGGTGGAGCTGTTTTACCTAAACCGCTTATTACTGAAACCCCTTTCTTAACAAAGGAAAGCATAAGAATCAAACAAAAAAGAGACATAGCGAAAAAAGCCGTTTCTTTAGTTAAAGAGGGGCAGACCATCATTTTAGATTCTGGGACAACCACTTTAGAGATTGCCCGACTGCTTAAAGAACGCAATCATTTAACGGTTATAACGAATGACATTAAAATCGCGGCAGAGCTAGTTGAAAGCGAACTCAAAGTTATTGTGTCCGGAGGAGAATTGCAAAATGGTGTTGGTGCCCTATACGGGCCGCAAACACATCACTTTTTACAAGATATTCACGTTGATCTGTTTTTTCTTGGAGCTCATGCCATCGATATAAAAGCAGGAATTACTTCACCTACTCTTGAGAAATCACTCATTAAAAAGTTGATGATTCAAGCAGCAGAAGTTACGTGGCTTGTAGCAGATTCCAGTAAAATCGATCAAAAAGCATTTTCAAAAGTATGTGATTTAAATGTTTTAACAGGTTTTATTACGGATGACGATATCCCCGAAGATACAAAAACTACACTCTCTCAGTATTTGGAGATATTGTAG
- a CDS encoding four-carbon acid sugar kinase family protein has product MKVGVVADDLTGANATGVRLSKQGFTAATVVYNDKIPESGELDAVCIDTDSRYAPDEVVVRRVKKAMESFREWDAKVICKRIDSTIRGKIGLEIDTMLDELGPDSIAIVVASFPDSGRVTSGGYLLVDGIPVQATDVAKDPITPITSSYIPAVITERSKNSISHIGLEKVLDGVSTLTEAITSEIAKGNRIIVVDAVTDEEIDTIAEAMAVIQEVQMVPCDPGPLTAAYSKAFLHQFVESNKVIVTVGSVTSLTGRQLRYLKDKTNSNPVYVSAEKLATLEASWDEEVSRATKEALERIHEDDVLIITTHTEGNSILNLKHIADQQKTTQDALAKRITDGLAKITRLVMEQTNYPIQGCFTSGGDVTASLCAFSKASGIKLEDEVLPLAAYGKLIGGHFPGLPIVTKGGMVGDKTSIYASVKFLKTKNAKRSAAK; this is encoded by the coding sequence ATGAAAGTCGGTGTAGTAGCTGATGACTTAACAGGTGCAAATGCTACGGGAGTCCGTTTAAGTAAACAAGGCTTTACCGCTGCAACCGTTGTGTATAACGATAAGATTCCCGAATCTGGGGAACTCGATGCAGTTTGCATAGATACTGATTCAAGGTACGCACCTGATGAAGTAGTCGTAAGACGTGTGAAAAAAGCAATGGAAAGCTTTCGTGAATGGGATGCCAAAGTAATTTGCAAACGGATAGACAGTACGATCCGCGGAAAAATTGGTCTTGAAATCGATACAATGTTAGATGAATTAGGTCCAGACAGTATTGCTATTGTTGTAGCTTCCTTCCCTGATTCTGGAAGGGTTACATCGGGAGGATATTTGTTAGTCGATGGAATCCCTGTACAGGCAACAGATGTTGCTAAGGATCCCATTACGCCTATTACATCATCCTATATTCCTGCTGTGATTACAGAGCGCAGTAAAAATTCAATTAGCCATATTGGGCTAGAAAAAGTGTTAGATGGTGTTTCAACCCTAACCGAAGCAATTACAAGTGAGATTGCAAAAGGAAATCGAATTATAGTTGTAGATGCAGTTACAGATGAAGAAATTGACACGATTGCAGAAGCAATGGCTGTCATTCAGGAAGTGCAAATGGTTCCTTGTGATCCAGGACCGCTGACAGCAGCATACTCAAAAGCATTTTTACATCAATTTGTTGAGTCAAACAAAGTAATCGTAACGGTCGGAAGTGTAACCTCTTTAACTGGAAGACAGCTCCGGTATTTGAAGGATAAAACGAATTCAAATCCGGTATATGTCTCAGCAGAAAAGCTGGCAACTCTAGAAGCCAGCTGGGACGAAGAGGTCAGCCGTGCAACTAAGGAAGCACTTGAAAGAATCCATGAAGATGATGTGTTAATCATCACCACTCATACTGAAGGCAATAGCATTTTAAACCTTAAGCACATTGCCGACCAACAAAAAACAACACAGGATGCACTTGCAAAACGAATCACCGATGGCTTGGCTAAAATCACAAGGCTAGTGATGGAGCAAACTAACTATCCGATTCAAGGATGCTTTACAAGCGGCGGAGATGTTACCGCATCGTTATGTGCTTTTAGTAAAGCCTCTGGAATTAAATTAGAAGATGAAGTTCTTCCTCTTGCCGCTTATGGAAAATTAATTGGCGGTCATTTTCCAGGGCTGCCGATTGTAACAAAGGGCGGCATGGTTGGGGATAAAACCTCCATTTATGCAAGTGTAAAATTTTTAAAGACTAAAAACGCCAAAAGGAGTGCTGCAAAATGA
- the pdxA gene encoding 4-hydroxythreonine-4-phosphate dehydrogenase PdxA, with the protein MTTERAIIAIPMGDPAGIGPEITAKSLTKKEIYDMCKPVVIGDSRVFAKAIDIVEADLKINVISKPEEGKYEYGTVDLIDLDNINIEELEYGVVQAQCGKAAFEYIKTSVDLAKAGEVKALATTPINKESLKAAGVPYIGHTEMLEDLTNTKDPLTMFEVRGMRIFFLTRHLSLKDAIAQMTKERVHDYLIRCDKALQRLGIENRKIAVAGLNPHSGERGLFGREEVDEIGPGIEAGKADGIDAYGPVPADSVFFQALNGKYDAVLSLYHDQGHIAAKMTDFHRTISITNGLPFLRTSVDHGTAFDIAGKNIAASTSMEECIKLAAQYAPRFTAETME; encoded by the coding sequence ATGACAACTGAAAGAGCGATCATTGCGATTCCAATGGGAGACCCAGCAGGAATTGGACCCGAAATTACAGCAAAATCATTAACGAAAAAAGAAATTTATGACATGTGCAAACCGGTTGTAATCGGGGATTCAAGAGTTTTTGCGAAAGCCATTGACATTGTCGAAGCTGACTTAAAAATAAATGTCATCAGCAAGCCTGAAGAAGGTAAGTATGAGTATGGCACAGTTGATTTAATCGACTTAGACAATATCAACATCGAAGAACTTGAATATGGTGTGGTTCAAGCCCAATGCGGAAAAGCTGCATTCGAATATATCAAAACTTCTGTTGACCTTGCTAAAGCTGGAGAAGTAAAAGCATTAGCTACAACTCCAATTAACAAAGAGTCACTAAAAGCTGCAGGCGTCCCATACATCGGTCATACCGAAATGCTTGAAGATTTAACGAATACAAAAGATCCGCTTACTATGTTTGAAGTTAGAGGGATGAGAATCTTTTTCTTAACTCGTCATTTATCTCTAAAAGATGCAATTGCACAAATGACAAAAGAAAGGGTTCATGATTATCTAATTCGTTGTGACAAAGCTCTACAACGCTTAGGTATTGAAAATCGCAAAATTGCTGTGGCGGGACTTAACCCACACAGCGGCGAACGCGGATTATTTGGCCGTGAAGAAGTTGATGAAATCGGACCTGGTATTGAAGCTGGAAAAGCTGATGGTATTGACGCATATGGTCCAGTACCAGCAGACTCAGTCTTCTTCCAGGCTCTAAATGGCAAATATGATGCAGTATTATCCTTATATCATGACCAAGGACACATCGCTGCGAAAATGACAGATTTCCACAGAACGATTTCGATTACAAATGGTCTTCCATTCCTAAGAACTTCTGTTGACCATGGAACTGCTTTTGATATTGCTGGTAAAAATATTGCAGCAAGCACAAGCATGGAAGAGTGTATCAAATTGGCTGCACAATATGCACCAAGATTCACTGCTGAAACAATGGAGTAA
- a CDS encoding GntP family permease, with product MEVSGAQMILGLVIGVAALIFLVLKTKIHAFIALLIAGSITGIVGGMNPTDVVTEMTNGFGSTLASIGIVIGLGVMMGRILEVSGAAETLAYTLIKKLGKKKEEWAMAAAGYIVSIPIFVDSAFVILNPLVKALSRKTGKSVVALGVALAIGLAATHHAVPPTPGPLGVAGIFGADLGLMILAGLIFAVPIVIAGVLYAKWIGKRIYQVPEENGDGFVRPEEGQAYQEFLDAVDERSKALPSFAKSIMPILIPIILIFLNTTLGALNDAGVFTINETVLSYIKFIGNPVIAVTLGVIVAIYTLANNLRRSEALDRMEEGITTAGIILLVTGAGGALGNVLRASGAGDYIAAQIAEWPLPAVLIPFFIATIVRLIQGSGTVAMVTAASISAPIIAGLDVNLVLAAQAAALGAMVFSYFNDSLFWVVNRMLGIKNVKEQILVWSIPTTIGWAVSLVMLVIADFIF from the coding sequence ATGGAAGTTTCTGGAGCTCAAATGATTCTGGGACTTGTAATTGGAGTTGCAGCATTAATCTTTTTAGTATTAAAAACAAAAATTCACGCATTTATTGCTCTTTTAATTGCTGGCTCAATTACTGGTATTGTAGGCGGAATGAATCCGACTGATGTTGTAACTGAAATGACAAATGGTTTTGGTAGTACCCTAGCATCCATCGGTATCGTTATCGGTCTTGGTGTTATGATGGGGAGAATATTGGAAGTGTCAGGGGCTGCTGAGACACTTGCTTATACACTGATTAAGAAGCTTGGTAAAAAGAAAGAAGAATGGGCGATGGCAGCTGCTGGTTATATCGTGTCCATTCCAATCTTTGTAGACTCAGCCTTTGTAATATTAAACCCATTAGTAAAAGCGCTTTCTAGAAAAACAGGTAAATCTGTGGTTGCACTAGGTGTTGCTTTAGCAATTGGTCTTGCCGCAACTCACCATGCTGTTCCTCCAACTCCTGGTCCATTAGGAGTAGCTGGAATCTTTGGAGCAGACCTCGGTCTTATGATTCTTGCGGGTCTAATTTTCGCTGTACCAATAGTTATTGCAGGTGTTTTATATGCAAAATGGATTGGCAAGAGAATTTATCAGGTTCCTGAAGAGAATGGCGATGGTTTTGTACGTCCAGAAGAAGGACAAGCCTATCAAGAATTTCTTGATGCTGTAGATGAAAGATCGAAAGCACTTCCTTCATTTGCAAAATCAATTATGCCAATCTTAATTCCAATTATTTTGATTTTCTTAAATACAACCTTAGGTGCTTTAAATGATGCAGGAGTTTTCACTATTAATGAAACTGTATTGTCCTATATTAAATTTATCGGGAACCCAGTTATTGCAGTAACTCTTGGCGTAATTGTTGCGATTTATACATTAGCTAACAATCTTCGCCGTTCTGAAGCATTAGATCGTATGGAAGAAGGAATTACAACTGCGGGTATCATTTTACTTGTAACTGGTGCCGGTGGTGCATTAGGGAACGTACTTCGTGCAAGTGGAGCAGGGGACTATATTGCTGCACAAATCGCTGAATGGCCATTACCTGCTGTTCTTATTCCTTTCTTCATTGCTACGATTGTTCGTTTAATACAGGGTAGTGGAACAGTTGCAATGGTTACCGCTGCATCCATTTCAGCTCCTATTATTGCAGGATTAGATGTGAACCTTGTTCTTGCAGCACAAGCAGCTGCGCTTGGAGCCATGGTTTTCTCTTACTTTAACGACAGCTTGTTCTGGGTAGTAAACAGAATGCTTGGCATTAAGAATGTTAAAGAGCAAATCTTGGTATGGTCTATTCCAACAACCATTGGATGGGCAGTATCACTTGTTATGCTAGTAATCGCTGATTTTATTTTTTAA
- the gnd gene encoding phosphogluconate dehydrogenase (NAD(+)-dependent, decarboxylating) — protein sequence MNIGLIGLGKMGYNLALNMKSKGHDVAATDVNKEALENIANEGVKTFTSNKDLVDSLPTPKVVWLMVPAGDITEKVMDEVASYMTEGDIIIDGGNSNYKDTLRRGEKMKKLGIHLVDSGTSGGMDGARYGVCTMIGGDEEAFRHVEGLFRDISVENGYLYTGRPGSGHFLKMIHNGIEYGMMQAIAEGFEILEKSEFDYDYEQVSRVWNNGSVVRSWLIELMEDAFKKDPKLESIRGVMQSSGEGKWTVETALELQASAPVIALSQFMRYRSLENDTFHGKVVAALRNEFGGHAVVKSE from the coding sequence TTGAATATCGGGTTAATTGGACTTGGGAAAATGGGCTATAATTTAGCATTGAATATGAAGAGTAAGGGACATGACGTGGCTGCTACTGACGTGAATAAAGAAGCGTTAGAAAATATCGCTAATGAAGGAGTAAAAACCTTCACTTCTAATAAGGACCTAGTGGATTCGCTACCTACTCCAAAAGTAGTCTGGCTTATGGTTCCAGCTGGTGATATTACAGAAAAGGTTATGGACGAAGTAGCGAGTTATATGACCGAGGGCGATATCATTATTGATGGGGGTAACTCTAATTATAAGGATACATTACGCCGTGGGGAGAAGATGAAAAAGTTAGGGATCCATCTAGTTGACAGCGGGACAAGCGGCGGCATGGACGGAGCACGCTATGGTGTTTGTACGATGATCGGCGGGGACGAAGAAGCATTTAGACATGTAGAAGGGCTTTTCCGTGATATTTCCGTTGAAAATGGGTACCTGTACACAGGACGTCCGGGCAGCGGTCATTTCTTAAAAATGATACATAACGGAATCGAGTACGGAATGATGCAGGCGATTGCAGAAGGCTTTGAAATCTTAGAGAAGAGTGAGTTTGATTATGACTATGAACAGGTTTCACGTGTATGGAACAACGGATCTGTTGTTCGTTCATGGTTAATCGAGTTAATGGAAGATGCCTTTAAGAAAGATCCAAAACTTGAAAGTATTCGTGGTGTCATGCAATCTTCTGGTGAAGGTAAATGGACAGTGGAAACCGCTCTTGAGCTTCAAGCGTCTGCACCAGTCATTGCTTTGTCCCAATTCATGCGATACCGTTCGCTTGAAAACGATACGTTCCACGGAAAAGTCGTTGCCGCTCTTCGTAATGAGTTTGGCGGACATGCCGTTGTAAAAAGTGAATAA
- a CDS encoding M20/M25/M40 family metallo-hydrolase, with translation MYEQLKQLSTYDQIELMTKTLVSYPSYSGTEGEAYKANVIKEIVYSFPYFTENPEHIWEQLILDDLYQRKNIFVLLPSPNKTKETIILHAHIDTVHTYDYGSIQPIAHQPDALLRYFQQEQVTDELKRDADSGEWMFGRGALDMQSGIAVHLANLLYYSEHMDELEGNLLFIFNVDEEAEHTGIKAAVGELYRLKEEKGLQYVVAINNDFIAPLYQGDQTKYLYVGNAGKILPSFYIQGRESHVGEALTAIDPTLISSELVNRIGYQLNLIENLDGELVNPPSVLLQRDRKDFYNVQTPLAAMLYFNYFIYEKSVKEIMAELKRITEEASAQIISRLKSTYQTYCQQKNMPEKEVDWQIKVQTYNDFIGELESKGVDTAEIIDSFFSRNLERDSRLTAFNLINELVAHDPGTTPRIILFLAAPYLPNHTLQETQENGKRIRKAIEQTAEEMAEKTGEHFAIKRFFPFLSDGNFLSLKGSQQDIDAVVQNFPAQDKLFPMPLAEMEKLQIPSINLCVYGKDGHRWTERVYKPYSFGTLPLLIRSVIEHIFSE, from the coding sequence ATGTATGAGCAATTGAAACAACTTTCTACATACGACCAAATTGAACTTATGACGAAAACGCTCGTGTCGTATCCGAGCTACAGCGGGACAGAAGGAGAAGCTTATAAAGCCAATGTCATCAAGGAAATCGTCTATTCCTTTCCTTATTTTACAGAGAATCCTGAACATATATGGGAGCAGCTGATTTTGGATGACTTGTATCAGAGAAAAAATATATTTGTCTTGCTTCCGTCACCGAATAAGACAAAAGAAACCATTATTCTTCATGCCCATATAGACACTGTTCATACCTATGATTATGGCTCGATTCAGCCGATTGCCCATCAGCCAGACGCTCTTCTCCGTTATTTTCAGCAGGAGCAGGTTACTGATGAGCTAAAAAGAGACGCTGATTCGGGAGAGTGGATGTTTGGCAGAGGTGCGCTTGATATGCAAAGCGGAATAGCCGTTCATCTGGCAAATTTGCTTTATTATTCGGAACATATGGATGAATTAGAGGGTAATCTTTTATTTATTTTTAACGTCGATGAAGAGGCAGAACATACCGGTATTAAAGCAGCCGTCGGGGAGCTTTACCGTCTGAAAGAAGAAAAGGGGCTACAATATGTGGTGGCAATCAATAATGACTTTATTGCGCCTCTCTATCAAGGGGACCAAACCAAATATTTGTATGTAGGGAATGCAGGAAAAATTCTCCCTTCCTTTTATATCCAAGGACGCGAATCCCATGTGGGTGAAGCGTTAACAGCGATTGATCCAACTTTGATTTCCTCCGAGCTGGTCAATCGTATTGGCTACCAATTGAATTTAATTGAAAATCTTGACGGGGAATTGGTGAATCCTCCATCTGTTCTTTTGCAGCGTGACCGGAAGGACTTTTATAATGTCCAAACGCCGCTTGCTGCGATGCTCTACTTTAACTATTTTATTTATGAGAAGTCTGTCAAGGAAATAATGGCCGAATTAAAAAGAATTACTGAAGAAGCTAGTGCCCAAATTATTTCCAGACTAAAGTCAACCTATCAAACCTATTGCCAGCAGAAAAACATGCCTGAAAAAGAGGTTGACTGGCAGATCAAGGTTCAAACCTATAACGATTTCATCGGGGAATTAGAAAGTAAAGGCGTTGACACAGCTGAAATCATTGATTCCTTTTTCTCGCGGAATTTGGAAAGAGATTCACGATTAACGGCTTTTAATTTAATCAATGAGCTAGTAGCCCACGATCCTGGAACGACCCCGAGAATTATCTTGTTTTTGGCGGCTCCATATTTGCCTAATCATACGCTGCAGGAAACACAGGAAAATGGCAAAAGAATCCGAAAAGCCATTGAACAGACAGCAGAGGAAATGGCAGAAAAAACAGGAGAACACTTTGCAATTAAACGCTTCTTTCCATTTTTATCAGACGGGAACTTTTTAAGCTTGAAAGGCAGTCAACAGGATATTGACGCAGTAGTTCAAAATTTTCCTGCGCAGGACAAGCTTTTTCCTATGCCATTAGCTGAGATGGAGAAACTGCAAATTCCTTCTATTAATTTATGTGTTTATGGAAAGGACGGCCATCGCTGGACCGAACGGGTGTACAAGCCATATTCATTTGGGACGTTACCGTTATTAATCCGGTCTGTGATTGAGCATATTTTTTCAGAGTGA